The Kribbella sp. HUAS MG21 genome includes the window CGATCAGGTCGTGCGGCAGCGCGGTCGAGGTCCACTTCTTGCCGTTCACGCGCACGCTCTTCACGTAGACGTTGCGGTCGCTGTTCTGCGGCGCGCTGACCACCAGCTTCCGGCCGCCGGCCAGCCGGACCGTCGCCTTGGTGAACAGCGGCGAGCCGATCGCGTACGTCGGCGACCCGACCTGCAACGGGTAGAAGCCGAGCATGCTGAACAGGTACCAGGCCGACATCTCGCCGTTGTCCTCGTCGCCCGGGTACCCCTGCCCGATCTCCGAGCCGAGGTACAGCCGCGACAGCGATTCCCGGACCAGCGCCTGTGTCTTCCACGGCTGACCCGCGAAGTCGTACATGTACGTGATGTGGTGCGACGGCTGGTTGCTGTGCCCGTACTGCCCCATCCGGACGTCACGCGCCTCGAGCATCTCGTGGATCGTGCCGCCGTACCCGCCGGGGTGCAGCGCGTCCTCCGGCGTACTGAAGAACTCGTCGAGCTTCTTCGCCAGACCGTCCCGGCCGCCGTAGATCGCCGCGAGCCCCGCACCGTCCTGCGGCGTCGAGAACGCCATGTTCCACGCGTTCGTCTCGGTGTAGTCGTGGCCCCAGTCGCGCGGGTCGAACGTGCTCGGCGAGTGCCCCCAGACGCCGTCCGGCCCCTTGCCCTGGAAGAACCCGACCGTCGGGTCGTAGAGCGTGACGTAGTTGCGGGCCCGGTTCAGGAAGTACTTGTAGTTGTCCAGGTACTCCTGCTTGCGCGGGTCGTTCTTCTTCGCCTTGTCGTACAGCGCCTTCGAGAGGTTCGCGATGCCGAAGTCGTTGATGTAGCCGTCCATCGACCAGCTGAAGCCCTCACCGGTGGTGTTGGCCGTGTAGCCGTTGAACGTGGACAAGTCCATGCCCTTGCGCCCGACGTTCTGCGACGGCGGTACGACGGACGCGTTCTTCACCGCGGCGTCGTACATCGCCTGGACGTCGATGCCCTTGATGCCCTTGAGGTACGCGTCCGCGAAGGCCACGTCGGACGACGTACCGACCATCAGGTTCGCGTACCCGGGGGAGGACCAGCGGGAGATCCAGCCGCCGTCCTTGTACTGCTGCACGAACCCGTTGACCAGGTCGGCGGCCGTGTCCTGGGCGAACAGCGAGTAGGCCGGCCACACCGTGCGGTACGTGTCCCAGAAGCCGTTGTTCACGTACGTCTGCCCGTCCACGATCTTCGAGCCGGTCGTGGTCGGGGTGTCGGCGCCCACCTTCGGCGAGGTCGGCGACGCGTACTTGATCACCGGCTTGTACTCCGTGCCGGTGTTCTCGGAGCCGTTGTTCGGGTAGAGGAACAGGCGGTAGAGGTTCGAGTGGAGCGTGGTCAGCTGGTCGGCCGTCGCGCCCTCGACCTCGATCGTGCGCAGCTTCTCGTCCCACAGCTCCTGCGCCGCGTCCTTGACCTTGCCGAACTTCGATCCGGCGGGCAGCTCGAGCTCGAGGTTCTTGCGCGCCTGCTCGGTGCCGATCAGCGAGGTCGCCATCCGCAGCTGCACCTGAGTGGTCTTGGCGTCGAACATGAAGTAGCCGCCGACGTTCGCCCCGCCACCGTTGGACAGCTTCCCCGAAGCAATCACCTTCTGGTCCACGACGCCGTACACGAACAGCCGGCCGGCGCCGGTGGACAGCCCGCTCTTCACGTCGGAGTAGCCGGTCACCACACCGGTCGCCGGGTCGAGCGTGAGGCCGCCGTTGTTGTTCACGTTGTCGAAGACCAACGACGCCTTGCCCGCCGGGAAGCTGAAGCGCAGCATCGCGGCGTGGTCGGTCGGTGCGATCTCGGCGGCGTTGCCGTTGTCGAACGTCACGCCGTAGTAGTACGGCCGCGCGATCTCGTTGTCGTGGCTGAACGACCAGGCGCGGGCCTTGCGATCCGCGGTCGGCGTGTCGGCGGTGGACGGCATCACCTGGAACGTCTGCCGGTCACCCATCCACGGGCTCGGCTCGTGGCTGATCGAGAGCGCCTGGATCGTGGGCTTGTTGGCCTCGTTGTTGCCCTTGGCGTAGTCGTACAGCCAGGACGTCGACCCGGCGTTGGTCACCGGCGTCCAGAAGTTGAAGCCGTGCGGTACGGCGGTCGCCGGGAAGTTGTTGCCCCGCGAGAAGCCGCCGGTGGCGTTCGTGCCGCGGGTGGTCAGCGCGAGGTCCGACGGGTGCTTGGCCGCGGTCTTCTGCGCGGCGCGGTCCGGGTTGACCGCGGCGGCGATCCGGATGTCGTCGAGCCAGCCGCGGAAGTCGGCCGGGCCGGACGGCTTGTCGTACCCGACCAGGATCCGGGTGATCGTCTTGCCGGCGGCCACCTTGCCGAGGTCCGCCTCGACGTTGTTCCACTGGTTCGTGTACAGCGACTTGGAGTCGCCCTGGCCGCGCGGGCTCAGCTCGAACCCGTGGTGATCGCGAGCCTTCAGATCGCTCAGATAGGTGCCGTCGGAGAACGCCAGGTCCACCGCGGCGAACGTGCTCGGGTAGCTCAGGTCGCCCTCGACGTGCTCGGGGAAGATCCGGTACGACAGCCGGGTGTCCTTGCCGACCTTCAGCTCGACGTCGGCGATCCTGTTCCACGTGAAGCCACGGCCCTCGGCCTCCTGGTGGCCGGCGTACCGGAAGGACTTCACGCCGGTGAAGCCGACCCGGGCGCGGGCGTTGTAGGCGCTGGTCGGGCCGGAGTCCAGCCGGGACTCGGCGACCGGTCCGGGCGGCGGCAGCGGGGCGCCGTTCGAGAGGTACCAGTCGGCGAGCTGGACGATGTTCTCGCCGTGGTTCAGCGTGATGTCGAGCTTGAAGTACGTGTACGCCGTGTCGTTGGCGAAGCTGTACTCCTTGGTCTGGAACCGGTTCTCGAAGCTCTGCCCGGTCCGGGTGTCCAGCGTGGTCCAGGTGCTGCCGTCGTTCGAACCGGAGACCGTCCAGTTCTGCGGGTCGCGGCCGTCGGCGTCGTTCGCCGAGGTCAGCGCGTACTTCTTGATCACCACCGGGGCCGAGGTCTGGTAGACCAGCCAGCCGGTCGGCTCGAACACGAGCCATTTGGTGAACTTGTCGCCGTCCGCGGCGTTGCTGGCGATCTCACCGGCGCCGGTGTTCTCACCGTTCGCGGTCACCTTGGTGACCTTGTCCATCTCGCTGCCGCCGATCCCGGTCGGCGTCGGGCCGCGCACCCCGTCGGTGCGTGGCTTCCCGTCCGGACCGGTGTCCACGGTGTCGGTGTACCCGGGCTGCGGCTGGCCCGGCTCGAAGGACGTGTAGTACGACGAACCGCTGATCACCGGCTGCTCCGAGGCAGCAGACGATGCGGCGTGCGCTGGCGTCATGGCAACAGACATTGTCACAACCAGCGTGAGCGACGTGACGAGCCCCAGTGGGCGGCGGAGATTCATCCACGCTCCTCTTGCGTCCGGCCCGGCGCCACGAGGAGCCCCCGCCCACCGGTGTGGGTCCGCGGCCCCGATGACAAGGTTGTCAGCCCGCGTCCGGGGTCGATCGTGCCCAGCGATGTCACCGCGGGTCAATAGTTCGTAGCGCACTGTCGACCCATGGTGGTGGATCGACACCCCGGAGGTAGGTTGAGGGACATGGACGGACGTGTGCTGGTCACCGGGGCCTCGGGGTTCATCGGGCGAGCTGTCGTCGCCGCGCTGCGCGAGCGGGGCGTGCCGGTGACAGCGGTGGACCGCGAGCCGCCGGACGCGTCCTGGGACGACGGGGTGCACGTGGTCACCGGCGACCTGGCCGATCAGGAGACGTGTGTCGCGGCGTTCGAGACGCGGCCGGCGAGCGTGGTGCACTTGGCGGCGCTGACGTCGGTACTGCGCTCGGTGGACGCGCCGATGCAGACCTTCGCGCAGAACGTGACGATCACCCAGGTGCTGCTGGAGCTCGCCCGGGGCAGCGGGGTGGACCGGTTCGTGCTCGCCTCCACCAACGCGGTGGTCGGGGACGTGGGTACGTCGACCATCACCGCGGACCTCCCGCTCCGGCCGCTGACGCCGTACGGCGCGACGAAGGCGGCGTGCGAGATGCTGCTGTCGGCGTACTCGGGGAGCTACGGGATGGCGACCGCGGCCCTGCGGTTCACGAACGTGTACGGGCCGGGCATGTCGCACAAGGACAGCTTCGTGCCGCGGATGATGCGGGCCGCGTTGAGCGGGACCGGCGTCCGGGTGTACGGCGACGGGAAGCAGCGCCGGGACCTGGTGTTCATCGACGACGTGGTGAACGGCGTCCTGCTCGCGCTGGACAGCAAGTACGACGGGCGCGCGATCATCGGCTCCGGCCGCTCGGTGTCCGTGCTGGAGATGATCGACACCGTGCGCGCGGTGACCGGCTGCCCGGTACCCGCGGAGCACATCGAGGCGCCGGCGGGTGAGATGCCGGCCGTGGTCGTGGACATCACCAACGATCTCGGCTACCGGCCGGCGGTCTCGTTGGAGGACGGTCTGGCGCGGACGTGGCAGTACTTCCGAACGCAGTGAGGAAGCATCAGGCGCTTCAAGCAGCAGTGAGGAAGCACTGGCTCCTTGTCGTCTTCCTGACGCTGGGGCTGGTGCTCAGGATCCTCGCCACCATCGCCTACCGCCCGGCGATCATCTACACCGACTCCGTCCAGTACCTGAACAACATGGGCAAGCTGAGCCCTGACCAGCTCAACCCCATCGGGTACGACTTCGTCCTCGGCCCGCTGGTATGGGCCGGCGGCCTGACCCTGGTCGTCATCGTGCAGCACCTGGCCGGGCTGCTCCTCGGCGTCGCGATCTACGCGCTGGCCCGGAGGCTCACCGTCTACCGCTGGCTGTCCGCGTTCGCCGCCGCACCGATCCTGCTCGACGCCTACCAGGTGCAGATCGAGCAGAACATCATGGCCGAGACCACTTTCGACGTGCTGCTGGTGGCGATCCTCTGGTTGCTGCTGGCGAAGGGCGCGCCAGGCTGGCGGAAGGCCGCGCTCGTCGGCGTCCTGGTCGGCGCCGCCTTCACGGTGCGCGCGATCGGCCTGGTGCTGCTCATCGCCGTGGTCCTGTACCTGATCGTGGTCGGCAACGCCTGGCGCAAACGCCGCCTGGATGTGGTACGCCGTACCGCTGCCGCCGTCGCGGGCTTCGCCGTCGTGTTCGCGGCGTACGCCGGGTACTTCCGCGCCGAGACAGGCCGCTGGGGCTTCACCGGTGCGGAGAACCAGATCCTGTACGGGCGGACGGCTACGGTCGCCAACTGCGAGACCCTGCCGCTCAACGAGGGCACCCGGTTGTTCTGCCCCAAGGAGCCGCTCGGCCAGCGACTAGGCGTCGACAAGTACGCGCACAACCACTACGGCGACCCGAACTGGCCAGGCCCGCTGCCACCCGGTACCACGAAGCGCCAGTTGGCCACGGAGTTCGCACACCTTGTCATCAGGCACCAGCCGGTGGACGTGACCTGGGCGGCGCTGAAGGACTTCGCGAAGGGCTTCGCGCCGACACGCACCAACTCACCGAACGACGTGCCGCTGGAGCGCTGGCAGTTCCAGCTGGAGTATCCGAACCTCAAGGACCCCAACACCACCAAGGCCGCGGTGAAATGGGGAGGGTCCGAGCCCCAGGTCGCCCACGGACCTGCAGTCATTCTGCGGGCCTACCAACTGCACGGCGGCTACACGTCCGGGACCCTGCTCGCTCTGTGCGTGCTGCTCGCGCTGGCTGCAGTAGTACGTGCCAGAGAGCTGCGGTCGGCGGCACTGTTCCCTGCTGCGGCTGGTGTGATCCTGCTGCTCGGCTCGGCCGCCTTCGAGTTCTCCTGGCGCTACCAGCTGCCCGGACTCGTCTTCTTCCCACTGGCGGGCGCCATCGGCCTCCGCGCGTTGCTGGGCAAGGACCAAGCGCGACCTGCGATGGCTGACTACCCGGATGCGGTGGACGCCGAGGCCGTGAAGGCCTTCGGTCACAAGGAGTTCGCACCGGTCGTCGTGGTGATCGCGGCGTACAACGAGGCCGGCGGGATCGGCCCGGTGCTCGCGAACATGCCGCGGACCTGCGCCGGACTGCCCGTCGACGTGCTGGTCGTGGTCGACGGCGCCACCGACAACACTGCCGAGATCGCCCGCGAGCACGGGGCCGCCGTGTGTGTTGCCCCGAGCAACCGGGGGCAGGGCGCGGCGCTGCGGCTCGGGTACCACCTCGCCGCGCGGGGCGGGGCGCGGTACGTCGTGACGACCGACGCGGACGGCCAGTACGACAACGACGAATTGGAGACCCTGCTGGAGCCGATCCTGCTCGACCGGGCCGAC containing:
- a CDS encoding GH92 family glycosyl hydrolase, coding for MTPAHAASSAASEQPVISGSSYYTSFEPGQPQPGYTDTVDTGPDGKPRTDGVRGPTPTGIGGSEMDKVTKVTANGENTGAGEIASNAADGDKFTKWLVFEPTGWLVYQTSAPVVIKKYALTSANDADGRDPQNWTVSGSNDGSTWTTLDTRTGQSFENRFQTKEYSFANDTAYTYFKLDITLNHGENIVQLADWYLSNGAPLPPPGPVAESRLDSGPTSAYNARARVGFTGVKSFRYAGHQEAEGRGFTWNRIADVELKVGKDTRLSYRIFPEHVEGDLSYPSTFAAVDLAFSDGTYLSDLKARDHHGFELSPRGQGDSKSLYTNQWNNVEADLGKVAAGKTITRILVGYDKPSGPADFRGWLDDIRIAAAVNPDRAAQKTAAKHPSDLALTTRGTNATGGFSRGNNFPATAVPHGFNFWTPVTNAGSTSWLYDYAKGNNEANKPTIQALSISHEPSPWMGDRQTFQVMPSTADTPTADRKARAWSFSHDNEIARPYYYGVTFDNGNAAEIAPTDHAAMLRFSFPAGKASLVFDNVNNNGGLTLDPATGVVTGYSDVKSGLSTGAGRLFVYGVVDQKVIASGKLSNGGGANVGGYFMFDAKTTQVQLRMATSLIGTEQARKNLELELPAGSKFGKVKDAAQELWDEKLRTIEVEGATADQLTTLHSNLYRLFLYPNNGSENTGTEYKPVIKYASPTSPKVGADTPTTTGSKIVDGQTYVNNGFWDTYRTVWPAYSLFAQDTAADLVNGFVQQYKDGGWISRWSSPGYANLMVGTSSDVAFADAYLKGIKGIDVQAMYDAAVKNASVVPPSQNVGRKGMDLSTFNGYTANTTGEGFSWSMDGYINDFGIANLSKALYDKAKKNDPRKQEYLDNYKYFLNRARNYVTLYDPTVGFFQGKGPDGVWGHSPSTFDPRDWGHDYTETNAWNMAFSTPQDGAGLAAIYGGRDGLAKKLDEFFSTPEDALHPGGYGGTIHEMLEARDVRMGQYGHSNQPSHHITYMYDFAGQPWKTQALVRESLSRLYLGSEIGQGYPGDEDNGEMSAWYLFSMLGFYPLQVGSPTYAIGSPLFTKATVRLAGGRKLVVSAPQNSDRNVYVKSVRVNGKKWTSTALPHDLIGKGGKIEFEMTDQPTSWGSGRNDAPPSITTPGEDPMTWRDSTSDTGAVIGAGGADVSALVDNDTKTQVTLTGAQPTVTVALPQGRPVGMYTLTSGATGTAPSAWTLEGSNDGTTWTPVDRRTGQTWAWASYTRSFNVASPKAYTQYRLVLTPAAGATGVTLSEIELLGTLKGVETGTHPSDQRVAREKPSPTPSQSIDRNYG
- a CDS encoding NAD-dependent epimerase/dehydratase family protein, with the protein product MDGRVLVTGASGFIGRAVVAALRERGVPVTAVDREPPDASWDDGVHVVTGDLADQETCVAAFETRPASVVHLAALTSVLRSVDAPMQTFAQNVTITQVLLELARGSGVDRFVLASTNAVVGDVGTSTITADLPLRPLTPYGATKAACEMLLSAYSGSYGMATAALRFTNVYGPGMSHKDSFVPRMMRAALSGTGVRVYGDGKQRRDLVFIDDVVNGVLLALDSKYDGRAIIGSGRSVSVLEMIDTVRAVTGCPVPAEHIEAPAGEMPAVVVDITNDLGYRPAVSLEDGLARTWQYFRTQ
- a CDS encoding glycosyltransferase family 2 protein, giving the protein MRKHWLLVVFLTLGLVLRILATIAYRPAIIYTDSVQYLNNMGKLSPDQLNPIGYDFVLGPLVWAGGLTLVVIVQHLAGLLLGVAIYALARRLTVYRWLSAFAAAPILLDAYQVQIEQNIMAETTFDVLLVAILWLLLAKGAPGWRKAALVGVLVGAAFTVRAIGLVLLIAVVLYLIVVGNAWRKRRLDVVRRTAAAVAGFAVVFAAYAGYFRAETGRWGFTGAENQILYGRTATVANCETLPLNEGTRLFCPKEPLGQRLGVDKYAHNHYGDPNWPGPLPPGTTKRQLATEFAHLVIRHQPVDVTWAALKDFAKGFAPTRTNSPNDVPLERWQFQLEYPNLKDPNTTKAAVKWGGSEPQVAHGPAVILRAYQLHGGYTSGTLLALCVLLALAAVVRARELRSAALFPAAAGVILLLGSAAFEFSWRYQLPGLVFFPLAGAIGLRALLGKDQARPAMADYPDAVDAEAVKAFGHKEFAPVVVVIAAYNEAGGIGPVLANMPRTCAGLPVDVLVVVDGATDNTAEIAREHGAAVCVAPSNRGQGAALRLGYHLAARGGARYVVTTDADGQYDNDELETLLEPILLDRADFVTGSRRLGAEDADSRLRWVGVRVFAVLASVLTRKKLTDTSFGFRAMRAGLATAVTLREPQYQSSELLLGALALGARVVELPMTMRRRGDGSSKKGPGVVYGANYGRVMTTTWLREYVLRRGRRTPAQASWRTRSDRAARTSG